The sequence below is a genomic window from Fusobacterium sp. IOR10.
TTGTCTTACATGAATATATAGGAAGAATTTACTATTATATGAGATACTAAATTAACAAAAAGGGGTTGATATGCTACAAATAATAAGCAAGATTTTTCCAATAATAGTTCTATTTACTATAGGAATTTTTATACGTAAAAATAATTACTTAAGTATTCTAGGAATGAAAGAAATTAAAAAACTAGTTGTCAATATTTCTTTGCCTGCTGTTCTTTTCAAAGCTTTTTTTATTATGAAATTTGATATTAAATTTTTAAAGTTATCTTTAATAACCACATGCCTACTAGTTTTCATGTATTTTCTTGGATTTTTAATCTACAAATTAAAATTTATTTCTTCCAATATGTCTCCTTTTTTTAGTAGTGGATTTGCTTTTGGACTTATTGGAATTCCATTATTTTCAATAATGTATGGAGAAGAAAATCTTGGCCTTTTTTCAATTATTGGACTTGGACATGAATTTTTTATTTGGTTCATATATTATTCTTTAGTTAATATGAAATTGTATAATCATAAATTTTCTATCTCATATTGTAAAGGATTCTTTAAATCTCCTCTAATTATTTCCATTGGTCTTGGACTTTTCTTTAACCAATTAGGTGTCAATGAACTTATTCATACTAATTACCTTGTAAATGGAATCTTTTCTGCTATAACATATGTTGGCTCTCTAGCAACACCTCTTATTTTAATTAGTATTGGATATTCCTCTAAAATTTCATTGAAAAATTCAAAGGAAACTTTTAAACTAATTATAGCTCGGTTTATATGTGTTATAAGTACAGGAATTATTTTTAAAATTTTTGTTATTAATAATTTTTTTGAATCAACATGGCTATTAAATGTTTCCTATACAACTTTATTTGTTCTTCCTCCTGTATACTCTCTAACAGTTTTTCTAGGGGTTGCTGGAGATACTAAAAATGAAGAATTGATTAGTAATGCTACAATTATATATACACTTATAAGTATTGTTTTATTTATAATAA
It includes:
- a CDS encoding AEC family transporter — protein: MLQIISKIFPIIVLFTIGIFIRKNNYLSILGMKEIKKLVVNISLPAVLFKAFFIMKFDIKFLKLSLITTCLLVFMYFLGFLIYKLKFISSNMSPFFSSGFAFGLIGIPLFSIMYGEENLGLFSIIGLGHEFFIWFIYYSLVNMKLYNHKFSISYCKGFFKSPLIISIGLGLFFNQLGVNELIHTNYLVNGIFSAITYVGSLATPLILISIGYSSKISLKNSKETFKLIIARFICVISTGIIFKIFVINNFFESTWLLNVSYTTLFVLPPVYSLTVFLGVAGDTKNEELISNATIIYTLISIVLFIITALYFKI